From Sulfuracidifex tepidarius, one genomic window encodes:
- a CDS encoding PadR family transcriptional regulator, with protein sequence MKERSNPLRCEHVTKVLENIYGKPLSLSELQTLTGISPSALYFTVLPQMQQLGLIEVTYTEGLHGSVRKIVNITEKGRKLLEALVEIRVQQ encoded by the coding sequence ATGAAAGAGCGTTCTAATCCATTAAGATGCGAACACGTAACAAAGGTATTAGAGAACATATATGGAAAACCGTTATCACTGTCAGAATTACAAACACTAACTGGGATCAGCCCTAGCGCTCTCTATTTTACTGTTCTCCCACAGATGCAGCAATTGGGATTAATAGAAGTAACGTACACTGAAGGTCTTCATGGATCCGTAAGAAAAATAGTAAACATAACAGAAAAAGGAAGAAAATTATTGGAAGCCTTAGTGGAGATCAGGGTTCAACAATGA